Proteins encoded together in one Bradyrhizobium sp. PSBB068 window:
- a CDS encoding YggS family pyridoxal phosphate-dependent enzyme — protein sequence MTQSPTTPLSADSPHGLAAVEQAITHACKEARRDRASVTLIAVSKTFAADAILPIIGAGHRVFGENRVQEAKGKWPELIKAHPGVLLHLIGPLQSNKAKEAVALFDAIHSVDRASICEALAKEIKNQGKRPELFVQINTGEESQKAGVAPQDADTFIAACREKYDLPISGLMCIPPVDQAPAPHFALCAKIAARNGLKNLSMGMSADFPVAIAMGATHVRVGSAIFGTRTKPHN from the coding sequence ATGACGCAAAGCCCGACCACGCCGTTATCGGCTGATTCACCACATGGTCTCGCCGCCGTGGAGCAGGCGATCACGCATGCCTGCAAGGAAGCGCGGCGCGACCGCGCGTCGGTGACGCTGATCGCGGTGTCGAAGACCTTCGCGGCCGACGCAATTTTGCCGATTATCGGCGCCGGCCATCGCGTATTTGGCGAAAATCGCGTGCAGGAGGCCAAGGGCAAGTGGCCGGAGCTGATCAAGGCTCATCCGGGCGTGCTGCTCCATCTGATCGGGCCGTTGCAGTCGAACAAGGCGAAGGAGGCGGTTGCGCTGTTCGATGCGATCCATTCGGTCGACCGCGCCAGCATTTGCGAAGCGTTAGCCAAGGAAATCAAAAATCAGGGCAAGCGCCCGGAACTGTTCGTCCAGATCAATACCGGTGAGGAGTCGCAGAAGGCCGGCGTCGCGCCGCAGGATGCGGATACCTTCATCGCGGCGTGCCGCGAAAAGTATGATTTGCCGATCTCGGGACTGATGTGCATTCCGCCGGTCGACCAGGCGCCGGCTCCGCATTTCGCGCTCTGCGCCAAGATCGCTGCGCGCAATGGCTTGAAGAATCTCTCGATGGGCATGAGCGCGGATTTCCCCGTGGCAATCGCGATGGGCGCCACCCACGTGCGGGTGGGTTCGGCGATCTTCGGCACGCGGACGAAGCCGCATAACTAA
- a CDS encoding diguanylate cyclase, producing the protein MSGVTFNRNRVRLKKVLGIRARLALLAVMLVAPLMLDRVRTLEDSRSKQIAQAAAGYANLTAHAAETQREVVSSVETMLKSAAYIRASSGIGQSCEVLRASLPTVLPWIRSIMFVSRDGVVQCSTLNMQVGLNLGDREYFKKAQDNRGFVFSDYLRGRTNGRPMMMAAYPVAAINPEQDAVVVAGINIDWLSQIMANLGGQPGMSAVLVDSTGVVIAAPSDHASLIGHSLDTIPLMSAIAEKALSYDEPSGTVSFTAADGAQRTLSFARIVGTQSRLIVSMDEAKVTAAINREIRTAYLQLGFVCLFVLLGALVGAERLVIHPIELMTGMARRFGEGDWSARVAKHKLPSEFVPLARAFNAMAAQLSQRERELVESNDRLTVMASIDALSGLANRRGFQSRLDFEWMRAQQYECELSLMMIDVDHFKLYNDTYGHPEGDACLTRIGEVLSGIAADTMGFAGRYGGEEFCLLLPNTDAAHALAIGETVRTAVLGLAVPHAPSSHCVVTVSVGVATTKPNETQRPGDLIEAADAALYAAKRRGRNAVIEHGFLQTLDEAGMALAS; encoded by the coding sequence ATGTCGGGCGTTACTTTCAACCGCAACCGGGTCAGGCTCAAGAAGGTTCTGGGTATTCGTGCCCGGCTCGCCCTGCTTGCGGTGATGCTGGTCGCGCCGCTGATGCTCGATCGCGTCCGCACCCTGGAAGATTCCCGCAGCAAGCAGATCGCGCAGGCCGCCGCCGGCTATGCCAACCTCACCGCGCACGCCGCCGAGACCCAGCGCGAGGTGGTCTCCTCGGTCGAGACCATGCTGAAATCGGCGGCCTATATCCGCGCCTCCAGCGGCATTGGGCAGAGCTGCGAGGTGCTGCGCGCCAGCCTGCCGACGGTGCTGCCCTGGATCCGCAGCATCATGTTCGTCTCCCGGGACGGCGTCGTGCAATGCTCGACGCTCAACATGCAGGTCGGGCTCAATCTCGGCGATCGCGAATATTTCAAGAAGGCGCAGGACAACCGTGGCTTCGTGTTCAGCGACTATCTGCGCGGCAGGACCAACGGCCGGCCGATGATGATGGCCGCCTATCCGGTGGCGGCGATCAATCCGGAGCAGGATGCCGTCGTGGTCGCCGGCATCAACATCGACTGGCTGTCGCAGATCATGGCCAATCTCGGCGGCCAGCCCGGCATGTCGGCCGTGCTGGTGGACAGCACCGGGGTGGTGATCGCCGCTCCATCGGATCATGCCAGCCTGATCGGCCACTCGCTCGACACCATCCCTCTGATGTCGGCGATTGCCGAGAAGGCGCTGAGCTACGACGAGCCGTCCGGCACGGTGTCGTTCACGGCCGCCGATGGCGCGCAGCGCACGCTGAGTTTCGCCCGCATCGTCGGAACGCAGTCCCGCCTGATCGTCAGCATGGACGAGGCCAAGGTAACAGCGGCGATCAACCGCGAGATCCGCACCGCCTATCTGCAGCTCGGCTTCGTCTGCTTGTTCGTGCTGCTCGGCGCCCTGGTCGGCGCGGAGCGGCTCGTCATCCATCCGATCGAGCTGATGACCGGCATGGCGCGGCGATTCGGCGAGGGCGACTGGTCGGCGCGCGTCGCCAAGCACAAGCTGCCGTCGGAATTCGTCCCGCTGGCGCGCGCCTTCAACGCGATGGCCGCGCAGCTCAGCCAGCGCGAGCGCGAGCTCGTCGAGTCCAACGACCGCCTCACCGTGATGGCCTCGATCGACGCACTGTCCGGCCTTGCCAACCGGCGCGGCTTCCAGAGCCGGCTCGATTTCGAGTGGATGCGGGCGCAGCAGTATGAATGCGAACTGTCGCTGATGATGATCGATGTCGATCACTTCAAACTCTACAACGACACCTACGGCCATCCCGAAGGCGACGCCTGCCTGACGCGGATCGGTGAGGTGCTGTCCGGAATCGCCGCCGACACGATGGGCTTCGCCGGCCGCTATGGCGGCGAGGAATTCTGCCTCTTGCTGCCGAACACCGACGCCGCCCATGCGCTCGCGATCGGCGAGACCGTGCGCACCGCGGTGCTCGGGCTCGCCGTGCCGCACGCGCCCTCGAGCCATTGCGTCGTCACCGTCAGCGTCGGCGTCGCAACCACAAAGCCGAACGAGACCCAGCGCCCCGGCGACCTGATCGAAGCCGCGGATGCCGCCCTCTACGCCGCCAAGCGCCGCGGCAGGAATGCCGTGATCGAGCACGGCTTCCTGCAGACGCTGGATGAAGCCGGGATGGCGCTGGCGAGCTAG
- a CDS encoding crotonase/enoyl-CoA hydratase family protein: MSDADTVLVERDGPVTIISINRPHNRNAVDGATARKLYDAFLAFDADASASVAVFTGTGGYFCAGADLKAVAAGDPEKKREVGGHNTIAPMGPSRLRLSKPVIAAIEGFAVAGGMELALWADMRVVAEDATFGVFCRRFGVPLIDLGTIRLPRLIGHSQAIDLILTGRPVGGPEAHRMGLANRLVPKGETRAHAVALAKDIAKFPQTCMRADRLSALRQWDLDEEEAIRNEMRGGLDVIASGETLSGATRFASGIGRHGAFGTEDGNG; encoded by the coding sequence ATGTCCGATGCAGATACCGTGCTCGTCGAGCGCGATGGTCCCGTCACCATCATCTCAATCAACCGCCCGCACAACCGCAACGCGGTCGACGGCGCGACAGCACGCAAGCTGTATGACGCATTCCTCGCCTTCGACGCCGACGCCAGCGCATCGGTCGCGGTGTTCACCGGCACCGGCGGCTATTTCTGCGCCGGCGCCGATTTGAAAGCGGTGGCGGCGGGCGATCCCGAGAAGAAGCGCGAGGTCGGCGGCCACAACACGATCGCGCCGATGGGGCCGAGCCGGCTGCGGCTCTCGAAGCCAGTCATTGCCGCGATCGAGGGCTTTGCGGTCGCCGGCGGCATGGAGCTTGCGCTGTGGGCCGACATGCGCGTGGTCGCGGAGGACGCGACCTTCGGCGTGTTCTGCCGCCGCTTCGGCGTGCCGCTGATCGATCTCGGCACCATCCGCCTGCCGCGATTGATCGGCCATTCGCAGGCGATCGATCTGATCCTCACCGGACGCCCGGTCGGTGGCCCCGAGGCGCATCGCATGGGACTTGCCAACCGGCTGGTGCCGAAGGGCGAGACGCGCGCGCACGCCGTCGCGCTTGCCAAGGACATCGCGAAATTCCCGCAGACCTGCATGCGGGCCGACCGGCTGTCGGCACTGCGGCAATGGGACCTCGACGAGGAAGAGGCGATCAGGAACGAAATGCGCGGCGGGCTCGACGTGATCGCCTCAGGCGAGACGCTGTCGGGGGCGACGCGCTTTGCCTCGGGCATCGGCCGTCACGGCGCGTTCGGCACCGAGGACGGGAACGGGTA
- a CDS encoding alcohol dehydrogenase catalytic domain-containing protein: MRQLTYVGGNKVEWWDVPEPHLQDDRDALVQPLAVTRCDLDLAIVHGRSRLPGPFALGHETAGRITAVGDQVKNFAPGDLVIVPFQISCGACDRCRRGHTNACAAVPFRSSYGLKPVCGVEYGGGLSDLIRVPFADHMLVRQPEGHPLSQTAGLADGATDGFSAVTRWLEQRPGADVLVIGGFAQSLAMFAVQAAVAHGAGRVVYLDDHAPRLAKAKSLGADVVEAPAGLMMEPPGLFPIVIDAAATDASILLAFRATEPNGVCQRMYGDFAETTPVPLRHMYGVGITLRVSRVNVRADLPDCVAHVAAGHYHPEHVITRRVRFDDAHEAIGDPTIRVAFVRDGIA, from the coding sequence ATGCGGCAATTGACTTATGTCGGCGGCAACAAGGTCGAATGGTGGGACGTTCCCGAGCCCCATCTGCAAGATGATCGCGACGCGCTGGTGCAGCCGCTCGCGGTGACGCGCTGCGATCTCGATCTTGCGATCGTCCACGGCCGATCGCGGCTGCCCGGTCCGTTTGCGCTCGGGCACGAGACCGCCGGCCGCATCACCGCCGTCGGCGATCAGGTGAAGAATTTCGCGCCCGGCGATCTCGTCATCGTTCCGTTCCAGATCAGTTGCGGCGCCTGCGACCGCTGCCGGCGCGGCCACACCAATGCCTGCGCGGCGGTGCCGTTCCGGTCGTCTTACGGATTGAAGCCGGTCTGCGGCGTCGAATATGGCGGCGGACTGTCCGACCTGATCCGCGTTCCGTTCGCCGATCACATGCTGGTCCGCCAGCCCGAAGGCCATCCCCTCTCGCAAACCGCCGGGTTGGCCGACGGCGCGACCGACGGCTTCAGCGCGGTGACACGCTGGCTCGAGCAGCGGCCCGGCGCGGATGTGCTGGTGATCGGCGGCTTCGCGCAATCGCTCGCGATGTTCGCGGTGCAGGCGGCGGTGGCGCATGGCGCGGGCCGCGTCGTCTATCTCGACGATCATGCGCCGCGCCTCGCAAAGGCGAAGTCGCTCGGCGCCGACGTCGTCGAAGCGCCGGCCGGCCTCATGATGGAGCCGCCCGGCCTGTTTCCGATCGTGATCGATGCGGCTGCGACCGACGCCAGCATCCTGCTGGCATTCCGCGCGACGGAACCGAACGGCGTCTGCCAGCGCATGTATGGCGACTTCGCCGAGACCACGCCGGTGCCGCTCCGGCACATGTACGGCGTCGGCATCACCTTGAGGGTCTCGCGTGTCAATGTCCGCGCCGATTTGCCCGATTGCGTCGCCCATGTTGCGGCAGGTCATTACCATCCCGAGCATGTGATCACGCGCCGCGTCCGTTTCGACGACGCGCATGAGGCGATCGGCGACCCGACCATTCGCGTCGCCTTCGTTCGCGATGGCATTGCCTGA
- a CDS encoding IS1182 family transposase — protein MAEDQLFGELPEQPKPQTDAAPAGLPRLREPQRDQIELRAVDIDSLIGEDHPARVIWCYVDGLELRELEDRIKARGERPGHPATSPRLLLALWLYATSDGVGSARALERLCESHDVYRWLCGGVSVNYHTLADFRVGCADLLDRLLAEHLAALAEVGLVDLSKLAQDGVRIRASAGAASFRREQTLDHHLETAQTIVAELKREVEARSDASNQRIKAAKERAARERTERLKAAQAALAEIKRQRQAREDKRNNGKTPKEPRASTTDPDARVMKMADGGFRPGYNVQVASAAGEQIVAGLDVTNIGSDRGLMQPMLDRLRARTGRLPGRHLVDGGFGSAEDIEWAHDQGVEVYCPPTQSKHGTDPYLPRRGDGPGVLAWRARMASEPGKAQYKLRSICECIHARWRNWGLRQLTVRGLEKVRAVALWFALTNNVLQGHRLYSA, from the coding sequence ATGGCTGAAGACCAGCTGTTTGGAGAACTGCCGGAGCAGCCGAAGCCGCAAACTGATGCGGCGCCAGCGGGTTTGCCGCGTCTGCGCGAGCCGCAGCGCGATCAGATTGAACTGCGGGCGGTGGATATCGATAGCCTGATCGGGGAAGATCATCCGGCGCGGGTGATCTGGTGCTATGTCGACGGGCTCGAGCTGCGCGAGCTTGAAGATCGGATCAAGGCGCGGGGCGAGAGGCCGGGTCATCCGGCGACGTCGCCACGGCTTTTGCTGGCACTGTGGCTCTATGCGACCAGCGACGGGGTAGGAAGCGCTCGCGCCCTGGAGCGGCTGTGCGAGAGCCACGATGTCTATCGCTGGCTGTGTGGCGGGGTCTCGGTGAACTACCATACGCTGGCGGACTTCCGGGTCGGATGCGCCGATCTGCTCGATCGGCTGCTCGCCGAACATCTTGCGGCCTTGGCGGAGGTGGGCCTGGTCGACCTCAGCAAGCTGGCGCAGGACGGCGTGCGGATCCGGGCGAGCGCCGGGGCCGCCTCGTTCCGGCGAGAACAGACACTCGATCACCATTTGGAGACCGCGCAGACGATCGTGGCGGAGCTCAAACGCGAGGTCGAGGCGCGCTCCGATGCCAGCAACCAGCGCATCAAGGCGGCCAAGGAGCGAGCGGCGCGTGAGCGCACCGAACGCCTGAAGGCAGCGCAGGCCGCGCTCGCCGAGATCAAGCGGCAGCGCCAGGCGCGCGAAGACAAGCGCAACAACGGCAAGACGCCGAAGGAGCCGCGCGCCTCTACGACGGACCCCGACGCCCGCGTCATGAAGATGGCCGACGGCGGCTTCCGGCCAGGATACAATGTGCAGGTGGCGAGCGCGGCCGGCGAGCAGATCGTGGCCGGGCTCGACGTGACCAATATTGGTTCCGATCGCGGCCTCATGCAGCCAATGCTAGATCGCTTGCGCGCGCGGACCGGCCGCCTTCCGGGCCGCCATCTCGTTGATGGCGGCTTTGGCAGTGCCGAGGACATCGAGTGGGCGCATGATCAAGGGGTTGAGGTCTATTGTCCGCCCACGCAATCCAAGCACGGTACCGATCCCTACCTGCCGCGGCGCGGCGACGGCCCGGGCGTGTTGGCTTGGCGGGCACGGATGGCAAGCGAGCCGGGCAAGGCCCAGTACAAGCTCCGATCGATCTGCGAGTGCATCCACGCTCGATGGCGCAACTGGGGCCTGCGGCAACTCACCGTACGCGGCCTTGAAAAGGTCCGTGCCGTCGCGCTCTGGTTCGCCCTCACCAACAACGTCTTACAAGGGCATCGGCTCTACAGCGCTTAA